The following nucleotide sequence is from Cucumis melo cultivar AY chromosome 1, USDA_Cmelo_AY_1.0, whole genome shotgun sequence.
ATGATGTATTAGACACTTTTACTATTTAGAACATATTAGATACAAAGTAAAACATTTAGTAAACACAAACATCACAATTGAAGGACTAAACTTATAATTTGACCAAGTATATTATTCTACAATGGTAATGGTAGAGGCACATAAAATCTTAGGGAATAAAAATTAGGGAATATCAAAATTAGAGAGATAAAGGAATCTGTCGTGACTCATTTATTTGCCTACGTTTGAACTCCACAACTCTCAATGATCATAGAGTGGTGGCATACCTGCCAATGGTTGAGCTCGTGAAGTTGCAACAGACAACCCAGGGATCATTGTCTTATCATCAATATCGATCCCAAGTAAATCCAGATCAAGACTTGAACCAAACATGAAAGTTTCCTTTAAGTTTGAGATCTCCTCTTGAACGGCTGAAAATTAATGGAAGACCATTTAATTATAGAAGAAACAATAAGAACAACAAACCAACATCCCTTTGTAAGCAAATCTTCAGCCATGTTTAGAATCAATTCcaaacaaaggaagaaaaactaTTGGTATACCTGAAAAAGGCAATTGAACAAATGCCCACCTCTCCCCAAAAAGATTCTCTGGAAGTTCCATTGGAAATGGATTATCTAATGCAAGAAGGGGCTTAGATCCTTTCTGAAAACCGGGATGACGCGTATAAACGGTCTCGTATCGCTCTTCCAGCCACAAAAGCAGGGAAAGACACTGGTGGGAACAATGAAATTCTTGAGCACAGCGAGTGTAATTCATATCCTAAATTCaacaaatttcataaagaaacaGAATCGAAGAAAACACCTATAAATTCATAACTACCAACCCTTTTACTAGGAATGGGCTTTATGCCAAGCTCGGTACATGCTTTTGTAATGATTGTCTGCATCTGTGACCTATAATCCCATCAACATTTCAATCATATGAAGACACCATTCTTCAACAATTTGCTAAAACTACTCAATCATAGAAGATATTGTCCACAATTTCAGAAACATTTTGAAATTCGGATGCACAGACACAACATTGTATATTATATCCATCTAAATGAGCTGAGGATAATCAATCAGCAAATGTACCTAAAGAAGCGGATTTTCTCTGGTAATGGTACTCCTAACTCTTCAGCAATCGAGGAAATGGCGTCTCTCAAAGTAATGCTATTAATAACATTGTTAGGAAAATACTTCGTGTACTGAAGAGAGAGCGAGTTATCACAGACTACAAGCTCCCACACCTTCTTCCCTCTGATATCCAAAATAGGTCTGGAGCAGAAATCCAACTCCCACTCCGTAATACTCTCCGGATCGGTTTCCGAATCCAAATAGGCCATCTCCAAGGTCGGGTCATCCTCGTCCTCGTTCAATTCCACCTCTTCCGGCACTGAGACCGAGCTTTCTGATACAGAATTTGATTGAAAACGACGTAGTGGTTGCTGACTGATACGACCATTGGCTGAGAATCTGTTTGCGGTTTTGATTGATTGAGAAAATGGGGAAGAAATAGGTTTGGATTTGGTAAAGTGAAGACCCACTAGGGTTCTTATTCTAGTGGGGTTGAAGCTTAAGGTCGCCATGGAAGAGGAGCTCTCTCGGTAAGATAAGCTTCGTGAgctgagagagagagagagagccaGTTTTGTTAGTTATTTTTCCGCCACAAAAATATCCATTTTGGAAATTTTGTGTTTTCTTCATTTCTCGGGTTCTCTCAATTCTCAACCTTACGAAAAgctcattttcttttattaccGTCCTtgggaattttttttattcgtaaaataaaaatattaaaaaaatgttagttttcataaactaaaaaaaaaacaaatgtaaCGAAGATGATTACcatagtcattttttaaatatttcagtttTGTCATCGATCTTTTTTGTTGCAATTTCTTTTATATGTATTTCTTtcaatcgtctttcttattttcctttatttccatcgtcattcttttttcctcttctaTTTTATGTGGTTTAAATTTAGGTAACCAAAGATAAACGATTgtacaaaaatagtaaaatgatttgaaaaaattcatttaaattggagtagcagacgtaaacgattgtgtaagaaaaacaaatcatcgtgtaaaaaataaacaatcgtgtaccaaattttttttgaaaaaagttgttcagctaaatctaaatgattgtataccaaattttgaaaaaaaaccattacccaaatttaaacgatcaaatctaaccaaatataaacgatagtagaattgaaaaaaataaattgtaacaaAATCGTCTATGAAAACaatacctaaatctaaacgatcgcgtaccaaatatattacgcgcgcgttgttgacagagcatttttggtatttttcacgGTGGACGTGTGAACTTTTTTCGAATTAATCTATACATTGTAAATATCTTGGctttgttatgttttttaaaagatcctTAATAAAagggtaattagaatggatagcaattgttagaataattattaactatgtagcaacattttgaaaaaattgtaaatatagcaaaatctattggtgatagacttctatcgttgatggactcctatggtttatcagtgatagaccaacatttactacatggtctatcggtaatagacttctatcgttgatagattttgacaaattttgctatatttgcaatttttttaaaatgttgctatatatttgattattttgaatataattactacatttgcaactatcccttaataaaaaacattttaagcttattattttctaataaataaataaataataagaataaaaaaaaaattgttatgtgTAGCAAAGTATGGatactatttacaaaatataataaaaaattaaatagactCTAAATAGTCGGATGacttttgctatattttgtaaatagtttaatattttttatttttgaaaatgccTTTTGTAAAATACGGCAAAAAAAAAGCTTTAAATGATTATGAAGAATTTGATGGGTGTTGctctattttgtaaataatttcaatattttgatattttgaaagatatctattttattattatccTTAGTTTTTCCTTTGAAAAATAACCCTTCATAAAAATCGTTTTGtctttaaaacaaaataaattaaacactTTAACTTCATGGGATTTTGAGCCTCAAATGTCTACAATTTTATAGGATCAAGACGTGTAAAGAAGCATATCTCCATATACTCTTGGTTTAATTTCGagcttattccttccaattcagtAGACATTTTAAGCATTATGCCTTGAAAAGAACTTGGACTTCACGATATTTGAGTCTCGCATGTCTACTATTTCATATTACCAAGACTTGTAAAAGACTACATCTTCATTTATTTGAACTACACATTCATTTTTCAAGTATGATAAAAACTAACATTTtaaacattatgccttgaaaaGAACTCGGACTTCACAAGATTTAAGTCTCACATGTCTACTATTTCATATTACGAGTCTACTATTTCATATTACCAAGACTCGTCTCTATTTGAACTACATATTCATTTTTTCAAGTATTATAAGAACTAAGGGGATTCGATCCACAAACTTTGTGGTCGCTAATATATATATGGTTGCCAGTTGAGCTGTGTCATATTTAGCTACTTGAATTGCATTTAACAATATAATATCAAACATCATTTCAAACGACTTGTAAAATCAAAatagaaatattaaaaaatgtcaaCCTGAGCATAGCTCAATTGATTAAGAGACTAGTAAACTATCTAGAGATCATAGGTTTGAATCTCTACTTTCGGTCGATAAGTGGAGATTCGAACCTCTGACCTTTTAGATGGATTGCTAATATCTCCAACCAATTGAACTATACTCAAG
It contains:
- the LOC103499936 gene encoding protein TAB2 homolog, chloroplastic, which encodes MATLSFNPTRIRTLVGLHFTKSKPISSPFSQSIKTANRFSANGRISQQPLRRFQSNSVSESSVSVPEEVELNEDEDDPTLEMAYLDSETDPESITEWELDFCSRPILDIRGKKVWELVVCDNSLSLQYTKYFPNNVINSITLRDAISSIAEELGVPLPEKIRFFRSQMQTIITKACTELGIKPIPSKRCLSLLLWLEERYETVYTRHPGFQKGSKPLLALDNPFPMELPENLFGERWAFVQLPFSAVQEEISNLKETFMFGSSLDLDLLGIDIDDKTMIPGLSVATSRAQPLAAWMNGMEVYSVEADTSRACLILSVGIATRYVYATYKKTPVTTAEAEAWEAAKKACGGLHFLAIQDDLDSEDCVGFWLLLDLPPPPV